A genomic segment from Clostridiales bacterium encodes:
- a CDS encoding helix-turn-helix transcriptional regulator, with the protein MLLSKGGADVGDTPISSDLIRGHIDTIVLGLLSAEDRYGYDICRQVALLSDNEYELKEPTLYSAARRLEGQGLIRSYWGEESQGGRRKYYAITADGRQAYERNLTDWKRARRLIDRLVSGEAEKE; encoded by the coding sequence ATGTTGTTGTCGAAAGGAGGTGCGGATGTGGGCGACACACCGATCAGCAGCGACCTCATCAGAGGACACATCGACACCATCGTACTTGGCCTACTGAGCGCCGAGGACCGCTATGGCTACGACATCTGCAGGCAGGTCGCGCTCTTGTCCGACAACGAGTACGAACTCAAGGAGCCGACCCTGTACTCAGCCGCGCGCCGCCTCGAAGGACAGGGGCTCATCCGCTCCTACTGGGGCGAAGAGTCCCAGGGCGGTCGTCGCAAGTACTACGCAATCACAGCTGATGGCAGGCAAGCATACGAGCGCAACCTGACCGACTGGAAGCGTGCACGCCGACTAATCGACCGCCTTGTCTCCGGTGAAGCCGAGAAGGAGTGA